One Lachancea thermotolerans CBS 6340 chromosome F complete sequence DNA window includes the following coding sequences:
- the BET1 gene encoding Bet1p (similar to uniprot|P22804 Saccharomyces cerevisiae YIL004C): MSFTQENGLHQRDGSRTQLFGAKYDNLVNRASSPYDKGGSLDLSQSTLSNLEEQSDKHMSAMGERVNALKSLSLRMGEEIRGSNDTVGKLGDAFDGTSKRLKRTYVDMMKMAKNSRIPFKTWLIIFLVVFLLFFWVWIS, from the exons ATGAGTTTCAC CCAAGAAAATGgacttcatcaaagagaCGGCAGTCGAacgcagctttttggcgcAAAATACGATAACTTAGTCAATAGGGCCAGTTCTCCTTATGATAAAGGGGGAAGTCTGGACCTTTCGCAGTCGACGCTTTCgaaccttgaagaacaaagtgACAAGCATATGAGCGCTATGGGTGAAAGAGTGAACGCGCTAAAATCCCTGTCTCTTAGGATGGGGGAAGAAATAAGAGGCAGTAATGATACGGTGGGTAAGCTTGGTGATGCATTTGATGGAACAAGTAAGCGGCTTAAAAGGACCTATGTTGATATGATGAAAATGGCAAAGAACTCAAGGATTCCTTTCAAGACGTGGCTGATAATATTTCTCGTTGTATTTttgctttttttttgggtcTGGATCTCATAA